A window of the Streptomyces formicae genome harbors these coding sequences:
- a CDS encoding ArsI/CadI family heavy metal resistance metalloenzyme has translation MSRVQLALRVPDLEASIAFYAKLFGAEPAKLRDGYANFAIAEPPLKLVLIEGDADGTTHMDHLGVEVDSTDAVHAATTRLTEAGLATIEESDTSCCYALQDKVWVHGPGQEPWEVYVVKADGDALTRREDSACCAAPAAGGSSTGGPVAAGCC, from the coding sequence TCCATCGCCTTCTACGCCAAGCTCTTCGGCGCCGAGCCCGCCAAGCTCCGCGACGGCTACGCCAATTTCGCCATCGCCGAGCCCCCGCTCAAGCTCGTCCTCATCGAGGGCGACGCGGACGGGACGACGCACATGGACCACCTCGGCGTCGAGGTCGACAGCACCGACGCCGTCCACGCCGCCACCACTCGGCTCACCGAAGCCGGTCTGGCCACCATCGAGGAGAGTGACACGTCCTGTTGCTATGCCCTCCAGGACAAGGTCTGGGTCCACGGCCCCGGCCAGGAGCCGTGGGAGGTGTACGTCGTCAAGGCCGACGGCGACGCCCTGACCAGGCGGGAGGACAGCGCCTGCTGCGCCGCTCCGGCCGCTGGCGGCAGCAGCACGGGCGGACCGGTCGCAGCCGGCTGCTGCTGA
- a CDS encoding peptidoglycan-binding domain-containing protein: MASRLLALDVESRVVRGPGRMGGTTYSGFRAAQAGRAERTKRGGHMRQCGLIAGGAVLFLAASLGGAAPQAVAAPAQEGCSYAASTDRPVLLHGRDGHAVRQAQCLSNRWGGEPPKLTVDGVFDGRLLDKIRWIQGCHGLPRSGVVDPSTWHVLYHPAPDCYDPYPG, translated from the coding sequence GTGGCGTCGCGCCTGCTCGCCCTCGACGTCGAGTCGCGGGTCGTACGGGGACCGGGGAGGATGGGCGGCACGACGTACTCCGGATTCCGCGCCGCGCAAGCCGGCCGGGCCGAACGGACGAAAAGGGGAGGTCATATGCGGCAGTGCGGACTCATCGCTGGAGGCGCCGTCCTGTTCCTGGCCGCGTCCCTGGGCGGCGCTGCGCCGCAGGCCGTGGCCGCGCCCGCGCAAGAAGGATGTTCCTACGCCGCGTCGACGGACCGCCCCGTCCTTCTGCACGGCCGGGACGGCCACGCTGTCCGGCAGGCGCAGTGCCTGAGCAACCGCTGGGGAGGCGAACCGCCCAAGCTCACCGTGGACGGTGTCTTCGACGGCCGCCTGCTCGACAAGATCCGGTGGATCCAGGGCTGCCACGGCCTGCCCCGCAGCGGCGTCGTCGACCCGAGCACCTGGCACGTGCTCTACCACCCGGCCCCGGACTGCTACGACCCGTACCCGGGCTGA
- a CDS encoding DivIVA domain-containing protein, whose protein sequence is MTPEDVHNQVFTTVRLREGYDLGEIDGFLGRVEGTLTALYRDNATLRADLEAAARAAERTAVRGGGAERIVALAQKVADEAVAEAFEKAEQIVKEAETRAASVERRARDQVAGIQREVSHLSEFAAQFRGRLQTSLRTQMQAVEEQLNRLDAAIDPAPPVSGAGRHETAVTMLHHGGPDSWRVGAQRDGHITDEHRA, encoded by the coding sequence CTGACACCGGAAGACGTTCACAATCAGGTGTTCACCACCGTGCGCCTGCGTGAAGGCTACGACCTCGGTGAGATCGACGGTTTCCTCGGCCGGGTGGAAGGCACCCTGACGGCCCTCTACCGGGACAACGCGACCCTGCGTGCCGATCTGGAGGCCGCCGCACGCGCCGCCGAGCGCACGGCAGTTCGGGGCGGCGGCGCCGAGCGCATCGTCGCCCTCGCCCAGAAGGTGGCCGACGAGGCCGTTGCCGAGGCGTTCGAGAAGGCCGAGCAGATCGTGAAGGAAGCCGAGACCCGCGCGGCATCGGTCGAACGGCGGGCACGCGACCAAGTGGCCGGGATCCAGCGCGAGGTCAGCCATCTCAGCGAGTTCGCGGCACAGTTCCGCGGGCGCCTCCAGACGAGCCTGCGGACGCAGATGCAGGCAGTGGAAGAGCAGCTCAACAGGCTGGATGCCGCCATCGACCCCGCGCCACCTGTCTCTGGAGCCGGCCGCCACGAGACGGCGGTCACGATGCTTCACCATGGCGGTCCCGACAGTTGGCGAGTCGGCGCGCAACGGGACGGACACATCACCGACGAACACCGGGCCTGA
- a CDS encoding ZIP family metal transporter has protein sequence MASTYARLPVHLGDDTPNPAGETLGQNPLDAGAWIAVLIICIATLIGAWLARRNAERIGLWLSIASAVMLVTAVTDIVPDVLRGSLATGLPLWAPGLSAAVGFLVVSYFTRKGCGHGHEHAFAQRPGRHAPGRHRRVKQAVGAIAFGGMGTAAALSTHRVVEGATLALIVSLPIILALTIHSASEGLALTAMLGEARERLSPWLVTSAVSPAVGVVVATVRPLPMTVVPMLLALVGGVLLRTAIVGRRLAASKRRSGELRRRHMAISIAAASAIGTLMVMAH, from the coding sequence GTGGCGTCGACGTATGCGCGACTTCCTGTCCATCTCGGAGATGACACACCGAACCCGGCCGGTGAAACCCTCGGGCAGAATCCCCTCGACGCAGGTGCGTGGATCGCGGTGCTGATCATCTGCATCGCGACACTCATCGGGGCCTGGCTCGCGCGGCGCAACGCGGAACGTATCGGCCTGTGGCTTTCCATCGCCTCGGCGGTCATGCTCGTCACCGCAGTGACGGACATCGTCCCGGACGTGTTGAGGGGTTCGCTCGCAACCGGTCTGCCGCTCTGGGCGCCAGGCCTGTCCGCCGCCGTCGGCTTCCTCGTGGTCTCGTACTTCACCCGTAAGGGCTGCGGACACGGCCACGAGCACGCGTTCGCACAGCGCCCCGGCCGGCACGCACCCGGCCGTCACAGACGAGTGAAGCAAGCAGTCGGCGCGATCGCTTTCGGCGGTATGGGAACGGCTGCCGCGCTCAGCACCCACCGGGTCGTCGAAGGCGCGACGCTGGCACTGATCGTCTCTCTGCCGATCATCCTCGCGCTGACCATCCACTCGGCCAGCGAAGGGCTCGCTCTCACCGCCATGCTCGGCGAGGCGAGGGAGCGGCTCTCGCCCTGGCTGGTGACCTCCGCGGTCAGCCCGGCCGTCGGGGTCGTCGTGGCCACGGTCCGGCCGCTGCCGATGACGGTTGTACCGATGCTGCTGGCGCTGGTCGGTGGTGTGCTGCTGCGCACCGCGATCGTTGGGCGCAGGCTCGCCGCGAGCAAACGGAGGTCCGGGGAGCTGCGCCGTCGGCACATGGCGATCTCCATCGCCGCGGCCTCCGCCATCGGAACCCTCATGGTGATGGCGCACTGA
- a CDS encoding DNA alkylation repair protein yields the protein MAELAELDDPKTRAVNEKHGDDHGVNLGKLRAIAKRLKTQQELARRLWETDDTAARLLAILICRPKAFERDELDVMLREARTPKVHDWLVNYVVKKNPHSEELRLAWFADPDPVVASAGWALTTERVAKKPEGLDLAGLLDVIEAEMKDAPDRLQWAMNHCLAQIGIEHPEHRTRALDIGERLEVLKDYPTSPGCTSPFAPVWITEMVRRQPGK from the coding sequence ATGGCCGAGCTGGCCGAGCTCGACGACCCGAAGACACGCGCGGTGAACGAGAAACACGGTGACGATCACGGTGTGAACCTCGGCAAGCTGCGCGCGATCGCTAAGCGGCTGAAGACGCAGCAGGAACTCGCGCGCCGGCTCTGGGAGACGGACGACACCGCGGCGAGACTGCTGGCGATCCTGATCTGCCGCCCGAAGGCGTTCGAGCGTGACGAGTTGGACGTCATGTTGCGCGAGGCGCGCACACCCAAGGTGCACGACTGGCTCGTGAACTACGTGGTGAAGAAGAACCCGCACTCCGAAGAGCTGCGCCTGGCGTGGTTTGCCGATCCGGATCCGGTGGTCGCGAGTGCCGGCTGGGCCCTGACCACCGAACGCGTGGCGAAGAAGCCCGAGGGCCTCGACCTCGCAGGACTGCTCGACGTCATCGAGGCGGAGATGAAAGACGCCCCGGATCGTCTGCAGTGGGCGATGAACCACTGCCTGGCTCAGATCGGGATCGAGCACCCCGAGCACCGCACCCGTGCACTCGACATCGGTGAGCGCCTGGAGGTGCTCAAGGACTACCCGACCTCCCCGGGCTGCACGTCTCCGTTCGCGCCCGTCTGGATCACCGAGATGGTGCGCCGACAGCCCGGTAAGTAG
- a CDS encoding Pls/PosA family non-ribosomal peptide synthetase, with the protein MTHSATAGTETLLAEVLAGVLRVERVAVDGHFFTDLGADSLVMAQFCARVRKRDDLPAVSMKDVYRHSTIESLAAAFPDTAPAATDKAPTATDTAPAADSTATGMVAEPPTGSPTGSPPGAGPWRYVLCGAAQLLTFLGFSCLAAVVAFRGYTWIAAGSGTADVYLRAVAFGAVLLFGLCALPIAAKWILIGRFTPRRIPVWSFAYLRFWWVRTLIRTSPARLFAGSPLYVLYLRVLGAHIGKGVSIFTRFVPACTDLLSIGDGTVVRKDALLSGYRAHDGWIEMGPVTLGADVTVSEQAVLDIRTSMGESSQLGHASSLHPGQTVPAGEAWHGTPARPASTDYRAVEPVACGTLRRALYSLWRLTAIVLVYLPLTVAGVTLVLSAAPQLDAVVSSGPPVFTSLAFFLDALVVSLVVFFGGLLAGLLTMSTVPRLLSLVIERGRIYPLYGFHYGIQRAVTRMTNIRFFTTLFGDSSAIVHYLRSLGYDLCRFKQTGSNFGLLVKYDSPYLSQVGRGTMIADGLSVINADFSSTSFRSSRAVIGAKSFLGNNIVYPPRARTGDNCLLATKVMVPIEGPVREGVGLLGSPSFEIPRTVLRDSRLDHFARGDELCRRLAAKNKHNASTAGLFLLMRWVHFFVLTLIAMAAFDLYHALGPVVFAMSGLLTLTFTVGYFALVERAVTGFRPLRPLYCSIYEPAFWAHERFWKLGAIHRYMQVFNGTPFKSLVWRLLGVRIGRRVFDDGCSLAERTLVTIGDGCTLNAGTVIQCHSQEDGAFKSDHISIGANVTLGVGAFVHYGTTVGDHAQLAADSFLMKGEEVPSQARWSGNPAGEVDTVDNPEDAASAPAATAATAGRGARG; encoded by the coding sequence GTGACGCATTCGGCAACGGCCGGCACCGAGACGTTGCTGGCCGAGGTGCTGGCGGGCGTCCTGCGTGTGGAGCGGGTGGCGGTCGATGGGCATTTCTTCACTGATCTGGGTGCGGATTCCCTGGTGATGGCGCAGTTCTGTGCGCGGGTGCGGAAACGGGACGATCTGCCGGCGGTGTCGATGAAGGACGTCTACCGTCACTCGACGATTGAGAGCCTGGCCGCCGCGTTCCCGGACACGGCCCCTGCCGCTACGGACAAGGCCCCGACCGCCACGGACACGGCCCCCGCCGCCGACTCCACCGCCACGGGCATGGTGGCCGAGCCGCCGACCGGGTCACCGACCGGGTCGCCGCCCGGGGCCGGTCCGTGGCGCTACGTACTGTGCGGGGCGGCCCAGCTGCTGACGTTCCTCGGCTTCTCCTGCCTCGCCGCCGTCGTCGCCTTCCGCGGCTACACCTGGATCGCGGCGGGCTCCGGGACGGCCGACGTCTATCTGCGGGCGGTCGCGTTCGGGGCGGTGCTCCTCTTCGGGCTGTGCGCCCTTCCCATCGCGGCCAAGTGGATACTTATCGGCCGCTTCACGCCCCGCAGGATCCCCGTGTGGAGCTTTGCCTACCTGCGCTTCTGGTGGGTCAGGACGCTCATCCGAACCAGCCCGGCGCGCCTGTTCGCCGGATCGCCGCTGTACGTGCTGTACCTGAGAGTCCTCGGTGCGCACATCGGAAAGGGCGTCAGCATCTTCACGCGCTTCGTTCCGGCCTGCACCGACCTGCTTTCCATAGGCGACGGCACAGTTGTCCGGAAGGACGCGCTCCTGTCCGGCTACCGGGCGCACGACGGCTGGATCGAGATGGGCCCGGTCACCCTCGGCGCGGACGTGACCGTCAGTGAGCAGGCGGTCCTCGACATCAGGACGTCGATGGGCGAGTCGTCCCAGCTGGGCCACGCCTCCTCCCTGCATCCAGGGCAGACCGTGCCGGCCGGTGAGGCATGGCACGGCACACCGGCGCGGCCTGCGAGCACCGACTACCGGGCCGTCGAGCCCGTGGCGTGCGGCACTCTGCGCAGGGCCCTCTACAGCCTGTGGCGTCTGACGGCCATCGTGCTGGTGTACCTGCCGCTGACGGTGGCCGGTGTGACCCTGGTCCTGTCCGCCGCGCCGCAGCTGGACGCGGTGGTTTCCTCCGGCCCGCCGGTCTTCACCAGCCTGGCGTTCTTCCTCGATGCGCTCGTCGTCTCCCTGGTCGTCTTCTTCGGCGGCCTGCTCGCGGGACTGCTGACGATGAGCACGGTGCCGCGGCTGCTCAGCCTGGTGATCGAGCGGGGCAGGATCTATCCGCTGTACGGCTTCCACTACGGCATCCAGCGGGCGGTCACGCGGATGACCAACATCAGGTTCTTCACCACGCTGTTCGGGGACAGCTCAGCGATCGTGCACTACCTGCGGTCCCTCGGCTACGACCTGTGCCGTTTCAAGCAGACGGGGTCGAACTTCGGCCTGCTGGTCAAGTACGACTCCCCCTACCTGAGCCAGGTCGGCAGGGGAACGATGATCGCCGACGGTCTCTCGGTCATCAACGCCGACTTCTCCAGTACGTCGTTCCGCTCCTCCCGGGCCGTGATCGGGGCGAAGAGCTTCCTCGGCAACAACATTGTCTATCCCCCGCGCGCCCGGACCGGCGACAACTGCCTGCTCGCGACGAAGGTCATGGTCCCCATCGAGGGACCGGTGCGCGAGGGCGTCGGCCTGCTGGGCTCACCCAGCTTCGAGATCCCGCGAACCGTGCTCCGCGACAGCAGGCTCGACCACTTCGCCCGTGGCGACGAACTGTGTCGCCGACTCGCCGCCAAGAACAAGCACAACGCCTCCACCGCCGGCCTGTTCCTGCTGATGCGGTGGGTCCACTTCTTCGTGCTCACCCTCATCGCCATGGCCGCCTTCGACCTCTACCACGCGCTCGGCCCGGTGGTGTTCGCCATGTCCGGCCTGCTCACGCTGACGTTCACCGTCGGCTACTTCGCGCTGGTCGAACGGGCCGTCACGGGATTCCGCCCGCTCAGGCCGCTGTACTGCTCGATCTACGAGCCGGCCTTCTGGGCGCACGAGCGTTTCTGGAAGCTGGGCGCGATACACCGGTACATGCAGGTCTTCAACGGCACCCCGTTCAAGTCCCTGGTCTGGCGGCTGCTGGGCGTCAGGATCGGCCGCCGGGTCTTCGACGACGGCTGCTCGCTGGCCGAGCGCACCCTCGTCACCATCGGGGACGGCTGCACCCTCAACGCCGGGACCGTCATCCAGTGCCACTCCCAGGAGGACGGCGCCTTCAAGTCCGACCACATCAGCATCGGCGCGAACGTGACCCTCGGGGTAGGCGCGTTCGTGCACTA